The Vicia villosa cultivar HV-30 ecotype Madison, WI linkage group LG1, Vvil1.0, whole genome shotgun sequence genome includes a region encoding these proteins:
- the LOC131622392 gene encoding nodulin-26-like: protein MEGDNSTCNENIKVVLNENDDAIKMCDNSSIEDPVPLLQKLVAEVVGTFFLIFVGCGSVVTNLNNDNAVTLPGIAIVWGLCVVVLVYSLGHISGAHFNPAVTIAHASTKRFPLVQVPPYIIAQLVGSLLASGALKLIFTGKENRFVGTLPAGSNLQALIIEFIITFYLMFIISGVATDDRAVGELAGLAVGSAIILNVLFAGPITGASMNPVRSLGPAIMHHEYRGIWIYVVSPILGALAGTWAYTFIRISKKPVRELTKSSSFLKEMGSK from the exons ATGGAGGGTGATAATTCAACTTGCAATGAAAACATCAAGGTAGTTTTAAATGAAAATGATGATGCAATAAAAATGTGTGATAACTCAAGCATTGAAGATCCTGTTCCTCTGTTGCAGAAG TTGGTAGCCGAGGTGGTGGGAACATTCTTCTTAATATTTGTTGGATGTGGTTCTGTAGTTACAAATCTTAACAATGATAATGCAGTAACACTTCCTGGAATTGCAATTGTTTGGGGACTTTGTGTTGTGGTATTGGTATATTCTCTTGGTCATATCTCTGGTGCTCATTTTAATCCTGCTGTCACAATTGCTCATGCATCTACCAAAAGATTTCCATTAGTGCAG GTACCACCATATATTATTGCTCAACTCGTTGGGTCACTACTTGCAAGTGGGGCTCTCAAACTTATATTTACTGGCAAAGAAAACCGCTTTGTGGGAACACTTCCAGCCGGATCTAACCTCCAAGCTCTTATCATTGAATTTATAATTACTTTCTATCTTATGTTCATCATTTCAGGAGTTGCCACCGATGACAGAGCG GTCGGTGAATTGGCTGGACTTGCAGTTGGATCTGCAATTATTCTAAACGTGTTGTTTGCTGG ACCAATCACAGGAGCATCAATGAATCCTGTCAGAAGTTTAGGTCCAGCTATTATGCACCACGAATATAGAGGAATATGGATTTATGTGGTTTCACCTATTCTAGGAGCTTTGGCCGGTACATGGGCGTATACTTTTATCAGAATTTCAAAGAAACCAGTACGTGAGCTCACAAAGAGTAGTTCATTCCTTAAAGAAATGGGAAGCAAGTGA